One window of the Burkholderia sp. WP9 genome contains the following:
- a CDS encoding HigA family addiction module antitoxin: protein MTHPDFSHPGELVRQQCLERFELSVTEGARVLGVSRQALTNLITGKGGISPEMALRLDLAFGGGAETWLQRQLLHDLAQARKRLAQLHVMPIASERQPALF from the coding sequence ATGACCCATCCTGACTTTTCTCATCCGGGCGAGCTGGTGCGCCAGCAATGTCTGGAGCGCTTCGAGCTGAGCGTCACCGAGGGGGCGCGCGTGCTCGGCGTGAGCCGCCAGGCGCTGACGAACCTGATCACCGGCAAGGGCGGCATTTCGCCTGAAATGGCGTTACGGCTCGATCTGGCATTCGGTGGCGGGGCGGAAACCTGGTTGCAGCGGCAACTGCTACATGACCTCGCGCAGGCGCGTAAGCGGCTCGCACAGCTGCATGTGATGCCAATCGCATCGGAACGGCAGCCGGCGCTCTTCTAG
- a CDS encoding CYTH domain-containing protein yields MLHSPVISRLLADPPHSDELVSTYFDTPALYFRKNGASLRVRAIGERRLQTLMLDGAAAAGLYGRDQFDGPVHGDTPDLASLRQLIPKDSDGATELLADDGLAERLQPLFVTRVNRSAAVIRLPDGTAIELALDDGVVEAGADPSAAIHGVKLN; encoded by the coding sequence ATCCTGCATTCGCCCGTCATCAGCCGCCTGCTGGCTGACCCGCCGCACTCCGACGAACTGGTCAGCACCTACTTCGATACGCCGGCTCTGTACTTCCGGAAAAACGGCGCTTCCCTGCGCGTTCGCGCGATAGGCGAGCGGCGACTGCAGACGCTCATGCTCGACGGGGCGGCGGCTGCCGGGCTGTACGGGCGGGACCAGTTCGACGGCCCGGTACACGGCGACACGCCAGACCTGGCTTCGCTGCGACAGCTCATTCCCAAAGATTCCGACGGCGCCACAGAGCTCCTTGCCGATGACGGTCTCGCAGAACGCCTGCAGCCGCTCTTCGTGACACGCGTCAACCGTTCCGCAGCAGTAATCCGGTTGCCGGACGGAACGGCCATCGAACTCGCTCTGGATGACGGTGTGGTGGAGGCTGGAGCCGATCCTTCAGCAGCGATCCATGGCGTGAAATTGAATTGA
- a CDS encoding YecA family protein codes for MNLTTDQPLTDDEFARLSGFLDAIGPSAMNIEMLDGYFAALICGPDMVPPSEYLPQIWGEDFGFESDEQAAEIMGLLMRHWNTIATELRHTLGEPDVYLPVLLEGDDGIAPGNDWAHGFMRGVQTRPASWGELIDNEDHGGPMLPIMMLRYEHDPDPQMRPPPIPPEKRGELLQTMIAGLTHIYRYFEPHRRALESMPGHLPMRRDGPKVGRNEPCPCGSGRKYKHCCLANEPTLH; via the coding sequence GTGAACCTGACCACCGATCAGCCGCTTACCGATGACGAGTTCGCTCGCCTTTCTGGATTTCTCGATGCTATTGGTCCGAGCGCGATGAACATCGAAATGCTCGACGGTTACTTTGCGGCGTTGATCTGCGGACCCGACATGGTGCCGCCGAGCGAGTATCTGCCCCAAATATGGGGCGAGGATTTCGGTTTTGAGAGTGATGAGCAGGCTGCCGAGATCATGGGCCTGCTCATGCGTCACTGGAACACGATCGCGACCGAGTTGCGCCATACCTTGGGAGAGCCGGACGTGTATCTACCCGTGCTTCTCGAAGGAGACGATGGCATCGCACCCGGTAACGATTGGGCCCACGGCTTCATGCGCGGCGTCCAGACGCGCCCGGCAAGCTGGGGCGAGCTCATCGACAACGAGGATCACGGCGGCCCCATGCTGCCGATCATGATGCTGCGTTACGAGCATGACCCAGACCCGCAGATGCGACCTCCGCCGATTCCTCCCGAAAAGCGCGGGGAACTGCTTCAGACGATGATCGCGGGGCTGACCCACATCTACCGTTACTTCGAGCCTCACCGGCGGGCGCTTGAGAGCATGCCGGGTCACCTTCCCATGCGCCGCGACGGGCCGAAGGTCGGGCGCAATGAACCGTGCCCGTGTGGTAGCGGCCGCAAGTACAAGCATTGCTGCCTCGCAAACGAGCCGACTCTGCATTGA